Within Thermococcus celer Vu 13 = JCM 8558, the genomic segment GGGGCCTTCGGCTTGCAAAGCCGACGCTCTCCCAGGCTGAGCTACCGGCCCACGGATGGCAGGCCCGACATCCCTTAAACCCCCCGGACGGACTTTCCGGCGATAGGAGGTGATCGAGCCGTAGGTTCCCCTACGGCTACCTTGTTACGACTTCTCCCCCCTCACGGAGCCCAGACTCGACCCGACCTCCCCGAAGGGAGATCAGGCCTCATCCGGACCCCGCTCGGGTGGAGTGACGGGCGGTGTGTGCAAGGAGCAGGGACGTATTCGCCGCGCGATGATGACACGCGGGTACTAGGGATTCCAGCTTCACGCGGGCGAGTTGCAGCCCGCGATCCGAACTGGGGGCGGGTTTAGGGGATTCCCTTCCCCTTTCGGGGTCGGATCCCATTGTCCCGCCCATTGTAGCGCGCGTGTAGCCCGGGGGTTTCGGGGCATACTGACCTACCGTCGCCCGCTCCTTCCTCCGGCTTATCGCCGGCGGTCCCCCCAGAGTGCCTCCTCCCCAGCGGGAAGGACTGGCAACTGGGGGCGCGGGTCTCGCTCGTTACCACACTTAAGTGGACGCCTCACGGTACGAGCTGACGGCGGCCATGCACCTCCTCTCGGCGTGTCCGGCAAGACCTTCAGCCTGGCCTTCATCCTGCCGTCGCCCCCGGTGAGGTTCCCGGCGTTGAATCCAATTAAACCGCACGCTCCACCCCTTGTAGTGCTCCCCCGCCAATTCCTTTAAGTTTCAGCCTTGCGGCCGTACTCCCCAGGCGGCGGGCTTAACGGCTTCCCTTCGGCACCGGGCGAGCTCGAAGCTCGCCCGACACCTAGCCCGCATCCTTTACAGCCAGGACTACCCGGGTATCTAATCCGGTTCGCTCCCCTGGCCTTCGTCCCTCACCGTCGGACCCGTTCCAGCCGGGCGCCTTCGCCACTGGCGGTCCCCCTGGGATTATAGGATTTCACCCCTACCCCAGGGGTACCCCCGGCCTCTCCCGGTCCCAAGGCCCGCAGTATCCCCAGCAAGCCCCACGGTTGAGCCGTGGGATTTCGCCAGGGACTTACGGGCCCGGCTACGGACGCTTTAGGCCCAATAATAGCGGCCACCACTCGGGCCGCCGGTATTACCGCGGCGGCTGCCACCGGCCTTGCCCAGCCCTTATTCCCGGAGCTTTTTACACTCCGGAAAAGCCGTGGCGTTGCCACGGCACTGGGGGTCCCCCCGTCGCGGTTGCCCGCATTGCGGAGGTTTCGCGCCTGCTGCGCCCCGTAGGGCCTGGACCCGTGTCTCAGTGTCCATCTCCGGGCTCCCACTCTCATGGCCCGTACCGATCTTCGGCTTGGTGGGCCGTTACCCCACCAACTACCTAATCGGCCGCCGGCCCATCCTCGGGCGGGCAGAGCCCCTTTCGGCCTGAGGACCTTCCAGTACCTCAGGCCTATGGGGGATTAGCCCCAGTTTCCCGGGGTTATCCCCCTCCCGAGGGTAGGTTACCGACGTGTTACTGAGCCGTCCGCCGGTGCGCGCAAGGCGCCCCATGACTCGCATGGCTTAGTCGGACCCCCATAGCAGTGGCCTCCGGCAGGATCAACCGGAATTGAGCAAGGAGTACGGCCGGTGGGACTTCCCTCAAGGGGAAGTACCAAATATCCGTCCGGGGTTTAGTCGGGATGTCGGGCCTGCCTTACCCCCGAGGGGTCCGCCTTTCGGCGTTTCCTCGGGAGCGCACCTTTTTGTGACCCGGGCTGGAGGGCGGGGTTCATGGTTGGGTACTTTGCACCCTGTCCCCCCGACGCCGCCGTCATGGCGCCCGGGTTTCGTCGCGCCCTGTTCGGGCGCTCCACCCAATAGGCCGAAACCCCCGCAGTGAAAAATTTTTGCAAAAACGTTCCGCGCTTCCCTTTTTGAAAAAGAAACCCTCAAAAACCCCGGGCCAATTTCGAAATTTTTAACATAAAAAAGGCAAAACCTCATGGGCTTGGGACGTGGCAAGCTCACAGCCTCACCATCTCCGGCACCACGCTTATCCTGGAAACGGGGGTGGGTATGGTGTTGGTGACCGCCAGCTCGTCGACGGCCCTGCTCACCCTCTCTATGGCCCCTTCGGCGAAGACCCCGTGCGTCGCCGCAACGAAGATCTTCCCGGCACCCATCTCCCTCAGCAGGTTGGCCGCCCGGATCATAGTTCCGCCGGTGCTTATGATGTCATCGACTATGAGCACGTTCCTTCCCCTGACGTCAACGTCAACCGGCTCCATCCTGACCTCCGTCGGGGAGATACGGGTCTTGTGAAAGTGGCTGTACTCGAGGCCCAGCCTCTCGGCAACGGCCCTCGCCCTCCCGAGGGCACCTTTATCCGGGGCGAGGATCACCCCCTCACCGAGTTTCTCCCCGAAGTAATCCGCCATGACCCCCGCCGGTGAGAGGTTGACGGCCTTTCCGGGGAAGAACCCCAGCGTCCCGGGGTTGTGGAGGTCGAAGACGTAGAGCTCGTCGTAGTAGAGGCCAATTGTCCGGAGCACGGCCCTGACGCTCACAGGCTCGCCGTCCTTCGTCACCCGGTCCTGTCTGGAGTAAGCAAGGTAAGGAACCACCGCGCGGAGCCTCTTGGCCCCGGCCTCGCGGAGGGCATCGGCGAGGAGGATAAGCTCGACCAGGTGCTCGTCCTGGGGCGCAAAGGTCGACTGAACGACCGTAACCCCTTCCCCATCCAGGGAACCGAGAACCCTGACGTATTTCTCGCCGTCCGGGAACTTCTTTATCTCAACGCCGAGGATCTCGCCGCCGAGGGCCCTTATCTCGTCCTCGAGGTGTTTACCGCCGCTTCCAACCGCGAACATGGGCATCACCTTTTGCCGTTGAGGTGTCCAATTCAGACCTTATAAAACCACCGTCATACCAGAAGGACGGCAATGAGGCCCGCGAGGAATATGCCGTCGAAGGTTCCGGCGCCGCCTATGCTGACCATGGGTGCCCCGAGGTTCTTGATCCTCTTCCAGTTCATCAGATCCGCGCCTATGAGAACGCCCATCGTCCCGCTGACGTAGGCGACGAGGGCGGGATCACCGTCCCCCAGGAACCATCCGAGGATCACAGCTATAACCGGGGGCAGGAACATCGGCATGGCTATGCCGAGGCCCCTAACGGGTCTGGCGAAGGCGTGGCTGAAGAGGGCCGCTATCAGGGTGGCCAGAAGCGCGTTAAAGAGAAGGGCAAACCGGCCGAGGTAGAGTAGCCTGAAGACCTCGTAGAGGACGACGCTGAGGGGGACGAGGGCACCGCCAACGTTTACCGCTATCACCACCTTCCTCTCGGCCCAGTCGAAATAGGGAACGGGGTAGAGGATGCCGAAGAAGCGAACCTCCCTCAAACCAATTACCGGCTCGTAG encodes:
- a CDS encoding ribose-phosphate diphosphokinase, translated to MFAVGSGGKHLEDEIRALGGEILGVEIKKFPDGEKYVRVLGSLDGEGVTVVQSTFAPQDEHLVELILLADALREAGAKRLRAVVPYLAYSRQDRVTKDGEPVSVRAVLRTIGLYYDELYVFDLHNPGTLGFFPGKAVNLSPAGVMADYFGEKLGEGVILAPDKGALGRARAVAERLGLEYSHFHKTRISPTEVRMEPVDVDVRGRNVLIVDDIISTGGTMIRAANLLREMGAGKIFVAATHGVFAEGAIERVSRAVDELAVTNTIPTPVSRISVVPEMVRL
- a CDS encoding DUF1614 domain-containing protein: MGRRHFIIPPVSIPVLLVMFVLFLAVFIMFSSAVMVAFERLGIPPEVAYTLFLFSLLGSFINIPIAEETTYEPVIGLREVRFFGILYPVPYFDWAERKVVIAVNVGGALVPLSVVLYEVFRLLYLGRFALLFNALLATLIAALFSHAFARPVRGLGIAMPMFLPPVIAVILGWFLGDGDPALVAYVSGTMGVLIGADLMNWKRIKNLGAPMVSIGGAGTFDGIFLAGLIAVLLV